The Afipia massiliensis genome has a segment encoding these proteins:
- a CDS encoding NADH-quinone oxidoreductase subunit M: protein MTTWPILSVVTFLPVVGAILIYLSRGDDEAARGNARWIALWTTIITFAVSLILVMRFDASNPGFQFVEKAPWLANTITYHMGVDGISLPFVILTTALMPFCILASWKSVTVRVREYMMAFLFLETLMVGTFSALDLVLFYLFFEGGLIPMFLIIGVWGGPRRVYASFKFFLYTLLGSVLMLLAIMALYLNAGTTDIPTLMNTAVPRSLQTWAWLAFFASFAVKMPMWPVHTWLPDAHVEAPTAGSVVLAAILLKMGGYGFLRFSLPMFPLASYDFAPLVFSLSVIAIVYTSLVALMQEDIKKLIAYSSVAHMGFVTMGIFAGTTQGIAGGVFQMISHGIVSGALFLCVGVVYDRLHTREIAAYGGLVNRMPLYALVFMVFTMANVGLPGTSGFVGEFLTLIGTFKVSIPTATVATLGVILSAAYALWLYRKVVFGVMDKPALAGIKDLTLREGIILAPLVFLTILFGVYPQPVLNMSAASVQQLVNNYNTAITAVKAAALVQ from the coding sequence ATGACAACCTGGCCCATCCTTTCCGTTGTTACGTTCCTGCCGGTCGTCGGCGCGATCCTGATTTATCTCAGCCGCGGCGATGACGAGGCGGCGCGCGGCAATGCACGCTGGATCGCACTCTGGACCACGATCATCACCTTCGCGGTGTCGCTTATTCTGGTGATGCGGTTCGATGCGTCGAATCCCGGCTTCCAGTTCGTCGAGAAGGCGCCGTGGCTCGCCAACACCATCACTTATCACATGGGCGTCGACGGCATTTCGCTGCCGTTCGTGATCCTGACCACCGCGCTGATGCCGTTCTGCATTCTCGCAAGCTGGAAGTCGGTGACGGTGCGCGTTCGCGAATACATGATGGCGTTTCTGTTTCTCGAAACGCTGATGGTCGGCACGTTCTCCGCGCTCGATCTGGTGCTGTTCTACCTGTTCTTCGAAGGCGGCCTCATTCCGATGTTCCTGATCATCGGCGTGTGGGGCGGCCCGCGCCGGGTCTATGCCAGCTTCAAGTTCTTCCTCTACACGCTGCTCGGCTCGGTGCTGATGCTGCTTGCCATCATGGCGCTGTATCTCAACGCCGGGACCACGGACATTCCGACGCTGATGAACACTGCGGTGCCGCGCAGCCTGCAGACATGGGCGTGGCTGGCGTTCTTCGCCTCGTTCGCGGTGAAGATGCCGATGTGGCCGGTTCACACCTGGCTGCCGGACGCGCACGTCGAAGCGCCGACCGCGGGCTCCGTTGTGCTGGCCGCGATCCTGCTGAAGATGGGCGGCTACGGCTTCCTCCGTTTCTCGCTGCCCATGTTCCCGCTGGCGTCGTATGACTTCGCGCCGCTGGTCTTCTCCTTGTCCGTGATCGCGATCGTCTACACGTCGCTGGTCGCGCTGATGCAGGAGGACATCAAAAAGCTGATCGCTTACTCGTCGGTGGCTCACATGGGCTTCGTCACCATGGGCATCTTCGCCGGCACCACACAGGGCATCGCCGGAGGCGTGTTCCAGATGATCTCGCACGGCATCGTGTCGGGCGCGCTGTTTCTCTGCGTCGGCGTTGTCTACGACCGGCTGCATACCCGCGAGATCGCCGCCTATGGCGGCCTCGTGAACCGGATGCCGCTTTACGCGCTTGTCTTCATGGTGTTCACCATGGCCAATGTCGGCTTGCCGGGCACTTCGGGCTTCGTCGGCGAATTCCTCACGCTGATCGGCACCTTCAAGGTCAGCATCCCGACCGCGACGGTCGCGACGCTGGGCGTCATTCTGTCGGCGGCCTATGCGCTTTGGTTGTATCGCAAGGTGGTGTTCGGCGTGATGGACAAGCCGGCTCTTGCAGGCATCAAGGATCTGACGCTGCGGGAAGGGATCATTCTCGCTCCGCTGGTGTTCCTCACCATTCTTTTTGGCGTGTATCCGCAGCCGGTGCTCAATATGTCGGCGGCGTCGGTGCAGCAGCTTGTCAATAATTACAACACTGCCATCACCGCCGTGAAAGCGGCGGCGCTGGTTCAATAA
- the nuoL gene encoding NADH-quinone oxidoreductase subunit L → MIQAIVFLPLIGALIAGAVAIYGAHARNPSGDEMDHAHGHGHDGHGAAHAHAAHDDHDAHGHDDHGPVEPPAAGSRAAEVITTALLLISAALSWMALVDVGFLHHDARVQLFTWIGSGDLVVNWALRVDTLTAVMLVVVTSVSSLVHLYSIGYMHEDPNRPRFMAYLSLFTFAMLMLVTADNLVQLFFGWEGVGLASYLLIGFWYQKPSANAAAIKAFVVNRVGDFGFALGIFAVFMLVGSTDFDTIFAAAPGLTGKTIHFFGWDVDALTLTCLLLFMGAMGKSAQFLLHTWLPDAMEGPTPVSALIHAATMVTAGVFMVARLSPLFELAPNAQAAVMLIGATTALFAATVGLVQNDIKRIVAYSTCSQLGYMFVAMGAGAYSVGMFHLFTHAFFKALLFLGSGSVIVAMHHEQDIRAMGGLKDKIPFTYITMVVGTLALTGFPLTAGYFSKDAIIESAFVAQNPFALYGFLCTVIAAGLTSFYSWRLIFKTFHGEPHDKKHYEAAHESPYTMLIPLGVLAAGSILAGFPFKELFAGHGIGEFFRESLKNHPKIIDEMHHIPAMIAFLPTVMMVVGFVVSWLFYIRKPYLPVELATQHPGMYRFLLNKWYFDELYDFIFVRPTKWLGRFLWKKGDGFVIDGFGPDGVSARVLDVTRNVVRLQTGYLYHYAFAMLIGAAGLITWFIFGLGGQ, encoded by the coding sequence ATGATTCAAGCTATTGTTTTCCTGCCGCTCATCGGCGCGCTCATTGCGGGCGCTGTTGCGATCTATGGCGCACATGCGCGCAATCCGAGCGGCGACGAGATGGATCATGCCCATGGTCATGGGCATGACGGTCACGGCGCGGCTCACGCGCACGCAGCCCATGATGACCACGACGCCCACGGACATGACGATCATGGCCCGGTCGAGCCGCCGGCGGCGGGCTCGCGCGCAGCGGAAGTCATCACGACGGCGCTGCTGCTGATTTCCGCCGCGCTGTCATGGATGGCGCTGGTCGATGTCGGTTTCCTGCATCATGACGCCCGCGTTCAGCTGTTCACCTGGATCGGCTCCGGCGACCTCGTCGTCAACTGGGCGCTGCGTGTCGATACGCTGACCGCGGTGATGCTGGTCGTCGTCACCTCCGTGTCGTCGCTCGTGCATCTGTATTCAATCGGCTACATGCACGAAGATCCGAACCGTCCCCGGTTCATGGCTTATCTGTCGCTGTTCACCTTCGCGATGCTGATGCTGGTGACGGCGGACAACCTTGTGCAACTGTTCTTCGGCTGGGAAGGCGTGGGCCTCGCGAGCTACCTGCTGATCGGCTTCTGGTACCAGAAGCCGTCGGCGAACGCCGCCGCGATCAAGGCTTTCGTCGTCAACCGCGTCGGCGACTTCGGCTTCGCGCTCGGCATCTTCGCGGTCTTCATGCTGGTGGGATCGACCGACTTCGACACGATCTTCGCCGCTGCCCCCGGCCTGACCGGCAAGACCATTCACTTCTTCGGCTGGGATGTCGACGCGCTGACGCTGACCTGCCTGCTGCTGTTCATGGGCGCGATGGGCAAGTCCGCGCAGTTCCTACTGCACACCTGGTTGCCGGACGCCATGGAAGGCCCGACGCCGGTGTCCGCGCTGATCCACGCCGCGACGATGGTCACCGCCGGCGTGTTCATGGTGGCTCGTCTGTCGCCGCTGTTCGAACTTGCGCCGAATGCGCAGGCCGCCGTGATGCTGATCGGCGCGACCACCGCGCTGTTCGCGGCCACCGTCGGCCTCGTGCAGAACGACATCAAGCGCATCGTTGCGTATTCGACCTGTTCGCAGCTTGGCTACATGTTCGTGGCGATGGGCGCGGGCGCTTACTCGGTCGGGATGTTCCATCTGTTCACGCACGCGTTCTTCAAGGCGCTTTTATTCTTGGGCTCTGGCTCGGTGATCGTCGCGATGCATCACGAGCAGGACATCCGCGCCATGGGTGGCCTGAAGGACAAGATCCCGTTCACCTACATCACGATGGTGGTCGGCACGCTGGCGCTGACGGGTTTTCCGCTGACGGCGGGTTATTTCTCCAAGGACGCGATCATCGAGTCCGCCTTCGTCGCGCAGAATCCGTTTGCGCTTTATGGCTTCCTTTGCACCGTGATCGCCGCGGGCCTGACGTCGTTCTATTCATGGCGCCTGATCTTCAAGACGTTCCATGGCGAGCCGCACGACAAGAAGCATTATGAGGCCGCACACGAGAGTCCCTATACGATGCTGATCCCCCTCGGCGTGTTGGCCGCGGGCTCTATCCTCGCGGGCTTCCCGTTCAAGGAGCTGTTCGCCGGACACGGGATCGGAGAGTTCTTCCGCGAGTCGCTGAAGAACCACCCGAAGATCATCGATGAGATGCATCACATCCCGGCGATGATTGCCTTCCTGCCGACGGTGATGATGGTGGTCGGGTTCGTCGTCTCGTGGCTGTTCTACATCCGCAAGCCCTATCTGCCGGTCGAACTCGCGACCCAGCATCCGGGCATGTACCGCTTCCTGCTCAACAAGTGGTACTTCGACGAGTTGTACGATTTCATCTTCGTGCGTCCGACAAAGTGGCTCGGCCGGTTCCTCTGGAAGAAGGGCGACGGTTTCGTTATCGACGGCTTCGGGCCTGACGGCGTGTCGGCGCGCGTGCTTGACGTGACGCGCAATGTGGTCCGCCTGCAAACCGGTTATCTCTATCACTACGCCTTCGCGATGCTGATCGGTGCAGCCGGTCTCATCACGTGGTTCATATTCGGTCTCGGGGGCCAATAA
- the nuoK gene encoding NADH-quinone oxidoreductase subunit NuoK, producing MTIGLGHYLAVAAILFTLGILGIFLNRKNVIVILMSIELILLAVNINLVAFSAFLGDIVGQVFALLVLTVAAAEAAIGLAVLVVFFRNRGSIAVEDINLMKG from the coding sequence ATGACGATCGGCCTCGGTCATTATCTCGCCGTTGCGGCGATCCTGTTCACGCTGGGCATTCTCGGCATCTTCCTCAACCGGAAGAACGTCATCGTCATCCTGATGTCGATCGAACTCATTCTGCTCGCCGTGAACATCAACCTCGTGGCGTTCTCGGCGTTTCTCGGCGACATCGTCGGGCAGGTATTCGCGTTGCTGGTGTTGACGGTCGCCGCGGCAGAAGCCGCGATCGGTCTTGCCGTGCTGGTGGTGTTCTTCCGCAATCGGGGATCGATTGCGGTCGAGGACATCAATCTGATGAAGGGCTGA
- a CDS encoding NADH-quinone oxidoreductase subunit J, whose protein sequence is MIGPALFFYLFAGVCVASAVMVVTSRNPVHSVLFLILAFVNAAGLFMLLGAEFLAMILIVVYVGAVAVLFLFVIMMLDVDFAELRQGFIDYLPFGLLIGAVFLAELLLVAGGWVLNPNIAKAITSPIPSGVSNTEALGLVLYTKYLPYFQLSGLILLVAMIGAIVLTLRHKPKVKRQDINVQNARTKAAAMDVRKVAVGQGLQDADSGEWVK, encoded by the coding sequence ATGATCGGTCCAGCGCTCTTCTTCTATCTGTTTGCCGGCGTCTGCGTGGCGTCAGCGGTCATGGTCGTGACCTCGCGCAACCCTGTGCATTCGGTGCTGTTCCTGATCCTGGCGTTTGTGAACGCAGCCGGACTGTTCATGCTGCTCGGGGCGGAATTCCTCGCGATGATCCTGATCGTGGTCTATGTCGGCGCGGTCGCGGTGCTGTTCCTCTTCGTCATCATGATGCTCGATGTGGACTTCGCCGAACTGCGGCAGGGCTTCATCGACTATCTGCCGTTCGGCCTCTTGATCGGCGCCGTGTTCCTCGCGGAACTGCTGCTGGTTGCGGGCGGCTGGGTCTTGAACCCGAATATCGCGAAGGCGATCACGTCGCCGATCCCTAGCGGCGTCAGCAACACCGAGGCGCTCGGCCTCGTGCTGTACACGAAGTATCTGCCTTACTTCCAGTTGTCGGGGCTGATCCTGCTGGTCGCCATGATCGGCGCCATCGTGCTCACGCTGCGGCACAAGCCGAAGGTGAAGCGGCAGGACATCAACGTGCAGAACGCCCGCACCAAGGCGGCGGCGATGGATGTCCGCAAGGTCGCCGTGGGGCAGGGCTTGCAGGATGCGGATTCCGGGGAGTGGGTGAAATGA
- the nuoI gene encoding NADH-quinone oxidoreductase subunit NuoI: protein MGIASTANSLLLKEFVSAFILAMRYFFKPKPTLNYPFEKGPISPRFRGEHALRRYPNGEERCIACKLCEAICPAQAITIEAGPRRNDGTRRTVRYDIDMVKCIYCGLCQEACPVDAIVEGPNFEFATETREELYYDKARLLANGDRWEREIAKSIELDAPYR from the coding sequence ATGGGCATAGCAAGCACAGCCAATTCACTTCTGCTGAAAGAGTTCGTCTCGGCGTTCATTCTCGCCATGCGCTACTTCTTCAAGCCGAAGCCGACGCTGAACTACCCCTTCGAGAAGGGACCGATCTCGCCGCGCTTCCGTGGCGAGCATGCGCTGCGCCGTTATCCGAACGGTGAGGAACGCTGCATCGCCTGCAAGCTGTGCGAGGCGATCTGTCCGGCACAGGCCATCACCATCGAGGCCGGTCCGCGCCGCAACGACGGCACGCGCCGCACGGTGCGCTACGACATCGACATGGTGAAGTGCATCTATTGCGGACTTTGCCAGGAGGCATGTCCGGTCGACGCCATCGTCGAAGGTCCGAATTTCGAATTCGCGACGGAAACGCGCGAGGAACTTTATTATGACAAGGCGAGACTGCTCGCTAACGGTGACCGCTGGGAGCGTGAGATTGCGAAAAGCATCGAACTCGACGCGCCGTACCGGTGA
- the nuoH gene encoding NADH-quinone oxidoreductase subunit NuoH, with translation MTEFFASELWTGILWPLIIMVAQSVLLLVLLLVGIAYILLADRKIWAAVQIRRGPNVVGPWGLLQSFADLLKFVLKEPTIPDGANKAVFLLAPLVTCVLALAAWAVIPVNLNWVIADINVGVLYIFAISSLSIYGIIMAGWSSNSKYPFLAALRSAAQMVSYEVSIGFVIITVLLCAGSLNLTAVVAAQDTKLGILGWYWLPLFPMFVIFYVSALAETNRPPFDLVEAESELVAGFMTEYGSTPYLLFMLGEYVAICTMCALATILFLGGWLSPIPFAPFTWVPGVIWFVLKLFFMFFLFAMAKAIVPRYRYDQLMRLGWKVFLPLSLAMVVIVAAVLQFGGLAPK, from the coding sequence ATGACCGAATTTTTCGCAAGCGAGTTGTGGACTGGCATTTTGTGGCCGCTGATCATCATGGTCGCGCAGAGCGTGCTGCTGCTCGTGCTGCTGCTGGTTGGGATTGCCTACATCCTGCTGGCCGACCGAAAGATCTGGGCGGCTGTGCAGATCCGGCGCGGCCCCAACGTGGTCGGACCGTGGGGCCTGCTGCAATCCTTCGCGGACTTGCTGAAGTTCGTGCTCAAGGAACCAACGATTCCGGACGGCGCGAACAAGGCCGTGTTCCTGCTCGCGCCACTGGTGACGTGCGTACTGGCGCTGGCGGCGTGGGCGGTGATCCCCGTCAATCTCAACTGGGTGATCGCCGACATCAATGTCGGCGTCCTCTACATCTTCGCGATCTCGTCACTGTCGATCTACGGCATCATCATGGCCGGCTGGTCGTCGAACTCGAAGTATCCGTTCCTCGCCGCACTTCGCTCCGCCGCGCAAATGGTGTCGTATGAAGTCTCCATCGGATTCGTCATCATCACCGTGTTGCTGTGCGCCGGTTCGTTGAACCTGACGGCGGTGGTCGCCGCACAGGACACCAAGCTCGGTATTCTCGGCTGGTACTGGCTGCCGCTGTTCCCGATGTTCGTGATTTTCTACGTTTCGGCGCTGGCGGAAACCAATCGTCCGCCGTTCGACCTGGTCGAAGCGGAATCGGAACTGGTCGCCGGCTTCATGACCGAATACGGCTCGACGCCGTACCTGCTGTTCATGCTCGGCGAGTATGTCGCCATCTGCACCATGTGCGCGCTGGCGACGATCCTGTTCCTCGGCGGCTGGCTGTCGCCGATCCCGTTCGCGCCGTTCACCTGGGTGCCGGGCGTCATCTGGTTCGTGCTGAAACTGTTCTTCATGTTCTTCCTGTTCGCGATGGCGAAGGCGATTGTGCCGCGCTACCGCTACGACCAGCTCATGCGGCTGGGCTGGAAGGTGTTTCTGCCGTTGTCGCTGGCGATGGTTGTGATCGTCGCCGCTGTTTTGCAATTCGGGGGGCTTGCTCCGAAATGA
- the nuoG gene encoding NADH-quinone oxidoreductase subunit NuoG, which produces MTKILIDGKEIDVPGEYTLLQACEAAGAEIPRFCYHERLSIAGNCRMCLVEVAGSPKPVASCAWGVRDCRPGPNGELPAIKTKSPMVKKAREGVMEFLLINHPLDCPICDQGGECDLQDQAMGYGVDTSRFAENKRAVEDKYIGALVKTSMTRCIQCTRCVRFTTEVCGVPEMGLTGRGEDVEITTYLESALTSELQGNLVDICPVGALTSKPYAFAARPWELGKTQSVDVMDAVGSAIRVDTRGREVMRILPRINENVNEEWISDKTRHIVDGLRTQRLDRPYIRENGKLRAASWSEAFAAIAAKTAPLHGVRIGAIAGDLAAVEDMFALKDLMSKFGSTNVATQDGAAFDPKAGRASYIFNPTIAGIEQADALLIVGSNPRKEAAVLNARIRKRWRTGALKIGVIGDKADLTYDYEHLGAGTDTLTDLAAGKHSFADVLKGAKNPIVLVGAGVAARHDGVAALALTAKLAADFGALKDGWNGFAVLHKAASQVGALDIGFAQGPGSLTVAQMTTFGTLDVLFSLGADDINPADGTFVVYIGTHGDKGAHRADVILPGAAYTEKAGIYVNTEGRVQMANRAAFPPGDAREDWAIIRALSEAVGKKLPYDSLAQLRQAIFKAVPHLMRIDQIEAGDAAGVKALAARGGSVEKGAFKSAVQDFYLTNPITRASAVMAECSKLASGQMLTAAE; this is translated from the coding sequence ATGACCAAAATTCTCATCGACGGCAAAGAGATCGACGTTCCGGGCGAGTACACGCTGTTGCAGGCGTGTGAGGCGGCTGGCGCTGAAATTCCGCGCTTCTGCTATCACGAGCGTCTTTCCATCGCCGGCAACTGCCGCATGTGCCTCGTCGAGGTCGCGGGTTCGCCGAAGCCGGTGGCAAGCTGCGCATGGGGTGTGCGCGATTGCCGTCCCGGGCCGAATGGCGAACTGCCGGCGATCAAGACCAAATCGCCGATGGTGAAGAAGGCACGCGAAGGCGTGATGGAATTCCTGCTGATCAACCATCCGCTGGATTGCCCGATCTGCGATCAGGGCGGCGAGTGCGATCTGCAGGATCAGGCGATGGGTTACGGTGTCGATACCAGCCGTTTCGCCGAGAACAAGCGCGCGGTGGAAGACAAGTACATCGGCGCGCTGGTGAAGACCTCGATGACCCGCTGCATCCAGTGCACGCGCTGTGTCCGTTTCACCACCGAAGTCTGCGGCGTGCCGGAAATGGGCCTGACCGGCCGCGGCGAAGACGTCGAGATCACGACCTATCTCGAGAGCGCATTGACGTCGGAGTTGCAGGGCAACCTTGTCGACATCTGCCCCGTGGGCGCGCTGACCTCGAAGCCTTATGCGTTCGCGGCGCGTCCGTGGGAGCTCGGCAAGACCCAGTCCGTCGACGTGATGGATGCGGTCGGCTCGGCGATCCGAGTCGATACGCGCGGCCGCGAAGTGATGCGCATTCTGCCGCGCATCAATGAGAACGTGAACGAGGAGTGGATCTCCGACAAGACGCGCCACATCGTCGATGGCCTGCGCACGCAGCGCCTCGACCGGCCGTATATCCGCGAGAACGGCAAGCTGCGCGCGGCGTCGTGGTCCGAAGCGTTTGCCGCGATTGCTGCGAAGACTGCACCGCTGCACGGCGTGCGCATCGGCGCGATTGCGGGCGATCTCGCCGCCGTCGAGGACATGTTCGCGCTCAAGGACCTGATGAGCAAGTTCGGCTCGACCAATGTCGCCACCCAGGATGGCGCGGCATTCGATCCGAAAGCCGGTCGTGCGTCCTACATCTTCAATCCGACCATCGCCGGCATCGAGCAGGCGGATGCATTGCTGATCGTCGGCTCCAATCCGCGCAAGGAAGCGGCCGTGCTCAACGCGCGCATCCGCAAGCGCTGGCGCACCGGTGCGCTCAAGATCGGCGTGATCGGCGACAAGGCCGATCTCACCTATGACTACGAGCATCTCGGTGCCGGCACCGACACGCTGACCGATCTGGCCGCGGGCAAGCATTCCTTCGCCGACGTGCTGAAGGGGGCGAAGAATCCGATCGTGCTGGTCGGCGCGGGTGTGGCTGCACGCCACGACGGCGTCGCCGCGCTGGCGCTGACGGCGAAGCTCGCTGCGGACTTCGGCGCGCTCAAGGACGGCTGGAACGGTTTTGCCGTGCTCCACAAGGCGGCGTCGCAGGTCGGCGCGCTCGACATCGGTTTCGCGCAGGGCCCGGGAAGTCTGACGGTGGCGCAGATGACCACGTTCGGCACGCTCGACGTGCTGTTCTCGCTGGGCGCCGACGACATCAATCCGGCGGACGGCACCTTCGTGGTTTACATCGGCACCCACGGCGACAAGGGCGCGCACCGCGCCGACGTGATCCTGCCGGGCGCTGCCTATACCGAGAAGGCCGGCATCTACGTCAACACCGAGGGCCGTGTGCAGATGGCCAACCGCGCCGCGTTCCCGCCGGGCGATGCGCGCGAGGATTGGGCAATCATCCGCGCTCTCTCGGAAGCTGTCGGCAAGAAGCTGCCTTATGACTCGCTGGCGCAGTTGCGGCAGGCGATCTTCAAGGCGGTGCCGCATCTGATGCGGATCGACCAGATCGAGGCGGGCGACGCGGCGGGCGTGAAAGCGCTTGCGGCGCGTGGCGGTTCGGTCGAGAAGGGCGCATTCAAGAGCGCCGTCCAGGATTTCTACCTGACCAATCCCATTACGCGGGCGTCCGCGGTGATGGCCGAATGTTCGAAGCTCGCCTCCGGGCAAATGCTGACGGCGGCGGAGTGA
- the nuoF gene encoding NADH-quinone oxidoreductase subunit NuoF has protein sequence MLDDKDRIFRNLYGQGDWGLEGARRRGAWDGTKAIIDKGRDWIVNEMKASGLRGRGGAGFPTGMKWSFMPKDNADGRPSYLVVNADESEPGTCKDREIMRHDPHLLVEGCLIASAAMGAHVCYVYVRGEFIREREHLQAAVDQAYEAKLIGKDNIHGYPFEMYVHHGAGAYICGEETALLESLEGKKGQPRLKPPFPANVGLYGCPTTVNNVESIAVAPDILRRGAAWFAGIGRANNVGTKLFGISGHVNTPCVVEDAMGTTFRELIEKHGGGIRGGWDNLLAVIPGGASCPLIPAADCQDLIMDFDGTRAAKSSLGTAGMIVMDKSTDVVAAIARISYFFKHESCGQCTPCREGTGWMWRVLSRMVEGRAHKREIDMLLEVTKQVEGHTICALGDAAAWPIQGLIRAFRPEIERRIDDFTRKSTIDDIGVLDPVNMVAAE, from the coding sequence ATGCTCGACGACAAGGACCGCATCTTCCGCAATCTCTATGGCCAGGGCGACTGGGGTCTCGAAGGCGCACGCCGTCGCGGCGCGTGGGACGGCACCAAGGCGATCATCGACAAGGGCCGCGACTGGATCGTCAACGAGATGAAGGCATCGGGCCTGCGCGGGCGCGGCGGTGCGGGATTCCCGACCGGCATGAAATGGTCGTTCATGCCGAAGGACAACGCCGACGGACGCCCGAGCTATCTGGTCGTCAACGCCGACGAGTCGGAGCCCGGCACCTGCAAGGATCGCGAGATCATGCGGCACGATCCGCATCTGCTGGTGGAAGGCTGCCTGATTGCGAGCGCCGCCATGGGCGCGCATGTCTGCTACGTCTATGTGCGCGGCGAATTCATCCGCGAGCGCGAGCATCTGCAGGCTGCGGTCGATCAGGCCTACGAGGCCAAGCTGATCGGCAAGGACAACATCCACGGCTATCCGTTCGAGATGTATGTCCACCACGGCGCCGGCGCATATATCTGCGGCGAGGAAACCGCGCTGCTTGAAAGCCTCGAAGGCAAGAAGGGCCAGCCGCGCCTGAAGCCGCCGTTCCCGGCGAACGTCGGTCTCTATGGCTGCCCGACCACCGTCAACAACGTGGAATCGATCGCGGTGGCGCCGGACATCCTGCGTCGTGGCGCTGCGTGGTTCGCGGGTATCGGCCGCGCCAACAATGTCGGCACCAAGCTGTTCGGCATTTCGGGTCATGTGAATACGCCGTGCGTCGTCGAAGACGCGATGGGCACCACGTTCCGTGAACTGATCGAGAAGCACGGCGGCGGCATTCGCGGCGGCTGGGACAATCTGCTGGCGGTCATTCCCGGCGGCGCATCCTGTCCGCTGATCCCGGCGGCGGATTGTCAGGATCTCATCATGGATTTCGACGGCACCCGCGCCGCGAAGTCGAGCCTCGGCACAGCCGGCATGATCGTGATGGACAAGTCGACCGACGTGGTCGCGGCCATCGCGCGTATCTCTTACTTCTTCAAGCATGAAAGCTGCGGCCAGTGCACGCCGTGCCGCGAGGGCACCGGCTGGATGTGGCGCGTGCTGTCGCGCATGGTCGAGGGCCGCGCCCACAAGCGCGAGATCGACATGCTGCTGGAAGTCACCAAGCAGGTCGAAGGTCACACTATCTGCGCGCTCGGCGATGCGGCTGCCTGGCCAATTCAGGGACTGATCCGCGCCTTCCGTCCGGAAATCGAGCGGCGCATTGATGATTTCACGCGCAAGTCGACGATCGATGACATCGGTGTTCTCGATCCCGTCAACATGGTCGCGGCGGAGTAA
- the nuoE gene encoding NADH-quinone oxidoreductase subunit NuoE translates to MAVRRLAPKEKQPTSFAFSAENLTWAKAQIAKYPPGRQASAVIPILWRVQEQHEGWVSEVAIRAVADLLEMPYIRVLEIATFYTMFQLEPVGKKAHVQVCGTTPCMLRGSKDLIEVCKNRIHHDPFHVSADGNFSWEEVECLGACVNAPMVMIWKDTYEDLTPESLNKVLDGFASGNPPKPGPQIDRQFAAPVTGLTSLTSDADNDNKGSASAPNKPVLTDAESKKQTESANVQERPSPKPPMGDATATKPPKGAS, encoded by the coding sequence ATGGCCGTCCGCCGTTTGGCCCCGAAAGAAAAGCAGCCCACCAGCTTCGCGTTCAGCGCGGAGAATCTGACGTGGGCGAAAGCCCAGATCGCGAAGTATCCACCCGGCCGTCAGGCCTCGGCGGTGATCCCGATCCTGTGGCGCGTTCAGGAACAGCACGAGGGCTGGGTATCGGAAGTTGCGATCCGCGCGGTCGCCGACCTCCTCGAGATGCCCTACATCCGCGTGCTGGAAATCGCGACCTTCTACACGATGTTCCAGCTCGAGCCGGTGGGCAAGAAGGCGCACGTGCAGGTCTGCGGCACGACGCCGTGCATGCTGCGCGGCTCGAAGGATCTGATCGAGGTTTGCAAGAACCGGATTCATCACGATCCGTTCCACGTCTCGGCTGACGGCAATTTCAGCTGGGAAGAGGTCGAGTGCCTCGGCGCCTGTGTGAACGCCCCCATGGTGATGATCTGGAAGGACACCTACGAGGATCTGACGCCGGAAAGTCTGAACAAGGTGCTCGACGGCTTCGCCTCGGGCAATCCGCCGAAGCCCGGTCCGCAGATCGACCGCCAGTTTGCCGCGCCCGTGACCGGGCTGACCTCGCTCACGTCGGACGCCGACAACGATAACAAGGGAAGTGCGTCAGCACCGAACAAGCCGGTTCTGACGGATGCCGAGTCCAAGAAGCAGACCGAGTCCGCGAACGTGCAAGAGCGTCCGTCGCCGAAGCCGCCGATGGGCGATGCGACCGCGACAAAACCACCGAAAGGCGCATCATGA